One genomic segment of Clavelina lepadiformis chromosome 3, kaClaLepa1.1, whole genome shotgun sequence includes these proteins:
- the LOC143448733 gene encoding uncharacterized protein LOC143448733, with amino-acid sequence MATKKTNCMGCHGDSTLISGRIEEKAELQNLNQRFSIYINAMRRQREKKFNKVTNTVYEQKWRNEIENLRLRYEQQLSELRTQLEILQCEKNELEATRSKYDSMSSEFEGRFLSLNETVLKQTDQITKLQVALTNKELEVQQAQAQLTAPRTELEFYKLERDDLKKRLAEAERRFQTGQKEKFDVQHQLNDYHTRYSHEMLISQQEISELHDRLENSRQLILELEETAQKSGQQNGHVSEMMREARKASEIELRRYMEEAEAKHQLNISEIRLQMEADANNLTSLMEANGKLQADLNYAMTEQNLLQSKLSSTESAYKVTQTSLDSERKSFESQLRKLNRKLQETQDLLLIKVRELDCARDANIPLQTEINMLKTLIEEEEKRLGLEGTNYLALKNAFTTRGEMGSSFQTKLLNGHLEKTEKDVTFQTSSASQQMDFKTGSRLNMSSIYQSALPRRISTVPTATRGFRPGPQGTKVNDEDRKEREELIEGGRDLSKKSDERSLGLSRLPPLPSNPTLPSQPSPKVAQSTAPAFSRSSKDLKEKFSAGVISTPHLNAWRGSSATCVKPSLSGNFLSPGDQHRLGMQRLQSHHNLEFLPPMPRAFPPVNPTCTLKGEKSNVILSH; translated from the exons A TGGCAACGAAAAAAACTAACTGCATGGGCTGCCATGGAGATAGCACCTTGATATCAGGGAGAATTGAAGAGAAAGCTGAGTTACAAAACCTTAACCAAAGATTTTCAATTTATATCAATGCTATGAGACGACAGAGAGAAAAAAAG TTCAATAAAGTCACCAATACTGTTTATGAACAAAAATGGAGGAacgaaattgaaaatttacgATTGAGATATGAACAACAACTGTCTGAATTGAGAACCCAACTTGAAATTCTGCaatgtgaaaaaaatgaaCTGGAAGCAACTCGTTCAAAATATGATTCAATGTCTTCTGAGTTTGAGGGCAG GTTTCTGTCCCTAAACGAAACGGTTTTAAAGCAAACTGATCAAATCACCAAGTTGCAGGTGGCACTGACAAACAAAGAGTTAGAAGTCCAACAAGCCCAGGCTCAGCTAACCGCTCCACGTACAGAGTTAGAGTTTTACAAGTTGGAAAGAGATGACCTAAAAAAGAGGCTTGCAGAAGCTGAACGGAG GTTTCAAACAGGACAGAAGGAAAAATTTGATGTCCAGCATCAATTGAATGATTATCATACAAGATACAGCCATGAAATGCTCATTAGTCAACAG GAAATCAGTGAACTTCATGATCGATTAGAGAACTCTCGTCAATTAATTCTTGAACTGGAGGAGACTGCTCAGAAGTCCGGCCAGCAAAACGGTCATGTTTCCGAGATGATGCGTGAAGCTCGAAAAGCAAGCGAAATTGAATTGAGGAGGTACATGGAGGAAGCTGAAGCAAAACACCAGTTGAAT ATTTCTGAAATCCGGTTACAAATGGAAGCCGATGCTAACAATTTAACATCATTAATGGAGGCAAATGGAAAATTACAAGCTGACCTCAACTATGCAATGACTGAACAAAACCTGCTTCAATCTAAG CTTTCATCAACTGAATCTGCATACAAAGTAACTCAGACAAGCTTAGATTCTGAAAGGAAAAGCTTTGAAAGTCAGCTTCGAAAGTTGAACAGAAAACTGCAA GAAACCCAGGATTTGCTCCTGATAAAGGTGAGGGAGCTAGATTGTGCAAGAGATGCCAATATCCCTTTGCAAACTGAGATCAACATGTTGAAGACTTTAATAgaggaagaagaaaaaag GTTGGGTTTGGAAGGCACTAACTATCTCGCTCTAAAGAACGCGTTTACTACCCGCGGAGAAATGGGAAGTTCTTTTCAGACTAAGCTCTTGAATGGCCACCTCGAGAAAACTGAAAAAGAT GTAACTTTTCAAACGTCGTCCGCGAGTCAACAGATGGACTTCAAGACGGGAAGTCGGTTGAACATGAGCTCCATATATCAAAGTGCCCTGCCTCGCCGCATCTCGACCGTGCCCACAGCAACACGAGGCTTCAGGCCGGGACCGCAAGGTACCAAGGTTAATGATGAAGACAGGAAAGAGAGAGAA GAACTCATTGAAGGAGGTCGCGATCTTAGCAAGAAGTCCGACGAAAGGAGCCTTGGTTTGTCAAGACTTCCTCCACTTCCCAGCAATCCCACTCTTCCAAGTCAACCTTCACCCAAAGTCGCACAATCCACAGCCCCCGCTTTCAGCCGGTCCTCTAAGGACCTAAAAGAGAAATTTAGCGCTGGCGTTATTTCGACGCCACATTTAAATGCGTGGCGTGGTTCCAGCGCAACTTGCGTCAAACCGTCCCTGTCCGGGAACTTTCTTTCCCCGGGGGACCAACATCGTCTGGGTATGCAACGCCTACAATCCCATCATAATCTCGAATTTCTGCCACCCATGCCCCGGGCCTTTCCCCCTGTTAACCCCACTTGCACACTGAAAGGAGAGAAGAGCAACGTAATTCTTTCTCACTAA
- the LOC143448737 gene encoding aspartate beta-hydroxylase domain-containing protein 2-like, with product MIFFQIFYKQQGMVGLFSDSWPTELLIRCIGIAILFLIYKLVNHNAHVRESPHTNAFDGCSSVNCIRCNGRIQDDNIKVIVDELNKENHSGLERVNRWYKGLGSKGDHKRQPTVMFFPDIVSNPGIKHDQFFGDIQKLQCNSDTILAEYKKVCDSMTESNGWKSNSTPQGTWNVFYLINQGFEIKMNSKQCPKTMAILQQLDNLMDDCCFGNACFSVVYPNTTISEHYGPCNIRARCHLGLVIPSGFILNVDDIQLRWREGKCLIFDDSYLHRVVHNVEDGESDHNLKRVVFMVDLWHNDLSEIEINALTKLFPASHCDL from the exons atgattttttttcaaattttttacaaacagcAAGGTATGGTAGGGTTGTTCAGCGATAGTTGGCCAACAGAACTTCTTATAAGATGCATTGGCATTGCAATACTTTTCCTTATTTACAAGTTAGTTAACCACAATGCACATGTTCGTGAAAGCCCTCACACTAACGCTTTCGATGGATGTTCAAGTGTCAATTGTATCAGATGCAATGGGAGGATACAAGATGACaatattaaagttattgttgaTGAACTGAATAAAGAGAATCATTCTGGCCTTGAGAGGGTTAACAGGTGGTATAAAGGGCTTGGCAGTAAGGGAGATCACAAGAGACAGCCAACCGTTATGTTTTTTCCTGACATTGTTTCAAATCCTGGTATAAAACATGATCAATTCTTTGGTGATATACAAAAACTCCAGTGTAACAGTGACACAATCTTAGCTGAATACAAGAAAGTATGTGATAGCATGACAGAGTCTAATGGTTGGAAATCCAATTCTACACCACAAGGAACATGGAATGTATTCTACTTAATAAACCAAGGTTTTGAA ATAAAAATGAACTCAAAACAGTGCCCAAAGACAATGGCTATTTTACAACAGCTTGATAATTTAATGGATGATTGTTGTTTTGGCAATGCATGCTTTTCTGTTGTATATCCAAATACAACTATATCCGAACATTATGGACCATGCAATATCAGAGCTCGTTGCCATTTAG GCCTGGTAATTCCCTCTGGGTTTATTCTTAACGTTGATGACATACAACTGAGGTGGAGAGAAGGGAAATGCCTCATCTTTGATGATTCCTACCTCCACCGTGTTGTACATAATGTGGAAGATGGAGAATCTGACCATAACTTGAAACGAGTGGTGTTTATGGTGGATCTCTGGCACAATGATTTATcagaaatagaaataaatgCCTTGACAAAGCTTTTTCCTGCAAGCCATTGCGATTTATGA
- the LOC143448730 gene encoding peroxisomal ATPase PEX1-like — protein sequence MKLQASVSYTSQKNCLCFTSPGFLRSLKSNQDGEVVIARISSACHTPSYMSLMPLAAGKSDTACISLNGLYASKLGYKDSEDVLVEALDKVPPSTSVWIEPVSVDDWEILELHADQVEAQLLDQLRVVWPGQIFPLWVDGAVCIFLKTVKLEPSSECGILIPLTELVVEPKVDRYESSLKNIKNRPKDFVENNNNKEVVAETNVTVDKMDILNKSSKHSLLYSILYLKWVKRIVSTLKFLVLFFWRQIPNIFSRMLHLVYPTVDKALSTPAASKHETESSVCRFNILPDDFDLVLRVEPVGNSSSSEFMEQPSTVYLHSSNDCGFHKYDAEVYLVTLTKLLSPSEKNESNSNARKPAVKNESSDSFTKSRDFSQTLSSRNGNDVNGAGQSYVIRMYVHPLSKFTMICNWNLLCCTHQLKVPACLRRQMNFSVTSKVRIRKVVHWPKNSHDIKAINLEIVAMESPPSHSVDYDYILSAFKTWFTGVSGDNNPLPITKGTLLVFPLLLSHQSDVSLGNGTSHFVEAVVSDIVLKNAEPKEINEESCETYLLSSDDLYHMKINFTKLNQPTHIPNISDTEIQLPMESLVVYGTGFEKEVNVIVEFAELALSARPLSNALGKSGTGVRTTSMLICGAKGVGKTTLCRAILHKFGSDRCLHTYVQSVSCGQLRGKKPENIKRYFENLYYELVWRQPSLLLLDDLDQLIPASTLIDDDKAPDNLYNSQVMSVVKEVLLSLSGRSEQGWQPANRVGVLITCKSKGSLHPCVAGAGTHIYSRCLVMDLPNADKRKILLGSIIQNFTDYPSPENMDDIITRTDGYAVSDLLALVQKSSHIIQLRKLTSSGEKICYGNTIGSALNKSLTGFVPASLQNAKLHKPSPLTWKQIGGLAEVKQKLMEQLVWPIKYRELFHNSGIQAQSGVLLFGPPGCGKTLIAGVVANECGLNFISIKGPEVLSKYIGASEAAVRDLFSRAKAAAPCVLFFDEFDSLAPPRGHDSTGVTDRVVNQLLTHLDGVEPLVGVTVMAASSRPDLLDPALLRPGRLDNLMYCPLPTDEERQEILVSLSENLPLHSDVDLAELAVETKDFSGADLKALLYNAQLEAAHDKFDAVSKATRIPESQLYKSLDDLSESLSSSSSTSTLSSKLEMEVEDLYTDGLSYVDEVTGQTPEHTLSAGFIGELKHTAAELIQTVQSMQMNGEENHSADYKICFDKPFPSTDRDVLLKPHKPIKKHGLHQHSKVLYFPSLHHGRSDDIPEDICNSANVLRDSILHQDRTLETEETSLKPLPFLITSGNIQKALATTKPSLSQKERNQFELLYSGFVRSKDRGNTSNKNYYEGKPKATLS from the coding sequence atgaaattacaaGCATCAGTTTCCTATACATCTCAAAAGAATTGCCTGTGTTTCACCTCTCCAGGCTTTTTGCGAAGCCTAAAAAGCAATCAAGATGGAGAGGTTGTGATAGCAAGGATCAGCAGTGCCTGTCACACTCCTAGCTATATGAGCTTGATGCCATTGGCGGCAGGAAAATCAGATACAGCCTGTATTAGTTTGAATGGACTCTATGCATCAAAGCTTGGCTACAAAGACTCAGAGGATGTTTTGGTGGAAGCCCTGGATAAAGTTCCTCCATCCACCAGTGTTTGGATTGAACCCGTAAGCGTGGATGACTGGGAAATTTTAGAACTGCACGCTGATCAGGTGGAAGCTCAATTACTGGACCAACTAAGGGTAGTTTGGCCGGGGCAAATTTTTCCTTTATGGGTGGATGGAGCTGTTTGTAtatttctgaaaacagtaaaGTTAGAACCATCATCTGAATGTGGGATACTTATACCGCTAACAGAACTTGTTGTTGAACCGAAAGTTGACAGATATGAAAGTAGTTTaaagaatataaaaaatagacccaaagattttgttgaaaataacaacaacaaagaagTAGTTGCAGAAACAAATGTGACTGTTGATAAAATGGACATTTTAAACAAGAGTTCAAAACATTCTCTTCTCTATTCAATTCTCTATTTAAAATGGGTGAAGCGAATTGTAAgcacattaaaatttttagttttatttttttggagACAGATACCCAATATTTTTTCACGTATGTTGCACCTTGTATACCCTACAGTTGATAAAGCATTGTCGACCCCCGCTGCCTCCAAACATGAGACGGAAAGCTCTGTCTGCAGATTCAATATTCTTCCCGACGATTTTGATCTCGTGTTGAGGGTAGAACCAGTAGGAAATAGTTCATCATCAGAATTCATGGAGCAGCCGAGCACTGTCTATCTCCACTCATCCAATGACTGTGGTTTTCATAAGTATGATGCTGAGGTGTATTTGGTGACCCTAACCAAACTCTTGTCGCCTTCCGAAAAAAATGAATCAAACTCCAATGCTAGAAAACCTGCAGTCAAAAACGAGTCCAGCGATTCTTTTACCAAAAGCAGAGATTTTTCCCAGACTTTAAGTAGCAGAAATGGAAACGATGTTAATGGTGCAGGCCAGTCATATGTGATCCGTATGTATGTTCATCCCCTGAGCAAATTTACAATGATTTGTAATTGGAATCTTCTCTGCTGTACTCATCAGCTAAAGGTCCCAGCATGTCTTAGGAGGCAAATGAATTTCTCTGTGACATCTAAGGTTCGAATAAGGAAAGTTGTGCACTGGCCCAAAAACAGCCATGACATAAAAGCAATTAACTTGGAAATTGTTGCTATGGAATCACCCCCCTCCCACTCTGTTGATTATGATTACATTCTTAGTGCATTTAAAACCTGGTTTACTGGAGTAAGTGGAGACAACAATCCTTTGCCAATCACAAAAGGAACTCTGCTCGTGTTTCCATTATTGCTTTCTCACCAAAGTGATGTTAGTCTAGGAAATGGGACTTCACACTTTGTCGAAGCTGTTGTTAGCGACATTGTGCTGAAAAATGCCGAGCCAAAAGAAATCAATGAAGAAAGCTGTGAGACCTACTTGCTATCAAGTGACGATCTGTATCATATGAAGATAAACTTTACCAAGTTGAACCAACCTACTCACATTCCCAATATTTCTGATACTGAAATTCAACTTCCAATGGAAAGCTTAGTTGTATATGGAACTGGGTTTGAAAAGGAAGTAAATGTTATTGTTGAGTTTGCAGAATTGGCTTTATCTGCTCGTCCGTTATCAAATGCACTTGGGAAATCAGGCACAGGAGTTCGTACCACTAGTATGTTGATTTGTGGTGCTAAAGGAGTAGGAAAGACCACACTGTGTCGGGCTATTCTTCATAAATTTGGTTCTGACCGGTGTTTACACACTTACGTCCAGTCAGTTTCTTGTGGACAACTGAGAGGCAAAAAGCCAGAGAATATCAAGCGCTATTTTGAAAATCTTTACTATGAGCTTGTATGGAGACAGCCTTCTTTGTTATTACTGGATGATTTGGATCAGCTTATTCCAGCATCCACTCTCATAGATGATGACAAAGCGCCAGATAACCTTTACAACTCTCAAGTAATGTCTGTGGTGAAGGAAGTTTTGCTTAGTTTATCTGGCAGAAGTGAACAAGGTTGGCAACCTGCAAACCGAGTAGGAGTTTTAATAACTTGCAAATCTAAAGGCTCACTTCATCCTTGTGTAGCTGGTGCTGGTACACATATATATTCTAGGTGCCTTGTCATGGATCTTCCTAATGcagacaaaagaaaaattctgcTTGGTTCCATTATTCAAAATTTCACTGACTATCCTTCCCCAGAAAATATGGATGACATCATTACACGAACTGATGGCTATGCTGTCAGTGATCTGTTGGCATTGGTTCAAAAATCTAGTCATATTATTCAGCTTAGAAAGCTCACGTCAAGTGGTGAAAAGATATGTTATGGCAACACTATCGGAAGTGCTCTTAATAAATCCCTCACCGGTTTTGTACCAGCATCCCTTCAGAATGCCAAGCTACACAAGCCTAGTCCGTTAACTTGGAAGCAAATTGGAGGGCTAGCTGAGGTGAAGCAGAAATTGATGGAGCAGCTTGTTTGGCCGATTAAATACAGAGAGCTTTTCCACAACAGTGGGATCCAGGCACAGTCTGGCGTACTTCTGTTCGGTCCACCGGGCTGTGGGAAAACGTTAATCGCCGGAGTTGTCGCAAATGAATGCGGACTGAATTTTATCTCCATAAAAGGTCCCGAGGTACTAAGCAAGTACATTGGTGCAAGTGAAGCTGCTGTTCGTGACTTATTCTCTCGTGCTAAAGCAGCAGCACCATgtgtcttgttttttgatGAATTTGACTCTCTTGCTCCCCCACGTGGTCATGATAGTACAGGTGTCACGGATCGTGTTGTAAATCAGCTGCTGACGCATCTTGATGGTGTGGAGCCTCTTGTTGGGGTCACTGTTATGGCAGCATCAAGTCGACCTGATCTTCTAGATCCAGCTCTTCTCAGGCCAGGACGATTGGACAACCTCATGTACTGCCCTCTTCCTACTGATGAAGAAAGGCAAGAGATCTTGGTATCATTGAGCGAAAACCTGCCCTTACACAGTGATGTTGATTTAGCAGAGCTAGCGGTTGAGACCAAAGACTTCAGTGGTGCTGATTTAAAAGCACTATTGTATAATGCTCAACTTGAAGCTGCTCATGATAAGTTTGATGCGGTGTCAAAGGCAACAAGGATTCCTGAATCACAATTATACAAGTCTTTGGACGATCTATCTGAGTCATTGTCATCAAGTTCCTCTACATCAACTTTGTCATCCAAGTTAGAAATGGAAGTGGAAGATTTATATACTGATGGTCTCTCCTACGTTGATGAAGTGACTGGTCAAACTCCTGAACATACCTTATCTGCAGGCTTTATAGGTGAACTTAAACATACAGCAGCCGAACTTATACAAACTGTGCAGAGTATGCAAATGAATGGGGAGGAAAATCATTCAGCAGACTACAAGATATGTTTCGACAAACCATTTCCCTCCACTGATCGAGACGTTTTGTTGAAACCACATAAACCTATTAAGAAACACGGCTTACACCAACATTCTAAGGTTCTTTATTTTCCTTCATTGCACCATGGTCGTTCCGATGATATTCCAGAAGATATTTGCAATTCAGCAAATGTATTACGTGATTCAATTTTGCATCAGGACAGAACATTAGAGACTGAAGAGACATCATTAAAACCTTTACCATTTTTGATCACATCAGGCAACATTCAAAAAGCATTGGCCACCACAAAACCTTCACTTTCTCAAAAGGAGCGCAATCAGTTTGAGCTGCTTTATTCAGGCTTTGTGCGGTCAAAAGACAGAGGGAAtacatcaaataaaaattactatGAAGGAAAACCAAAGGCAACGTTGTCTTGA
- the LOC143448736 gene encoding RUS family member 1-like, giving the protein MHSAIREYYGSPLSSEGHSYRRNEADFIVQRQQPEINTFHPRNIKHFLKAVFLPKGYPDSVSEDYLQYQVWDTLQAFCSSITRTLAAHAVLKGSGVGDSTATVAGATITWLLKDGTGMVGRIAFAYAKGSSLDCNAKQWRMFADVLNDGATFVELLAPVLPKAYFTPIMCAAGLAYSLVGVAGGCTRAALTVHQARRNNMADVSSKDGSQETLVNLAALVASLIITPIVADHFALTWTLFILFTMLHIYANYKAVSSVVMDIFNKTRFFNVAASFVLNRRRVLTPSQANKLEPVFHVPNFSWLKLGCRIEDLKITSVEFDYQVSSKKPLKFLIKADRQTGRVYVALAQDATSHDILRACYHSYLLHMNMTSYQANEDEFVDAVKSVGWDLTKQHLCPEEWRWSLEENSHTMYY; this is encoded by the exons ATGCATTCTGCTATTCGTGAATATTACGGGTCACCTCTAAGTAGTGAGGGTCATTCATATCGAAGAAATGAAGCCGATTTTATTGTGCAAAGACAACAGCCTGAAATTAACACTTTTCACCCTCGCAATATTAAACACTTTCTCAAG GCTGTGTTTCTTCCAAAAGGTTATCCTGATAGTGTGAGTGAAGATTATCTTCAGTACCAG GTGTGGGATACATTACAAGCTTTCTGCAGCAGTATCACCCGAACTTTAGCCGCCCATGCAGTTTTGAAGGGTAGTGGAGTTGGTGATAGCACCGCCACTGTTGCAGGTGCCACCATCACATGGCTGTTAAAAG ATGGAACTGGAATGGTTGGAAGAATTGCTTTTGCCTATGCAAAAGG TTCAAGCCTAGACTGCAATGCAAAGCAATGGAGAATGTTTGCTGATGTTCTAAATGATGGAGCAACATTCGTTGAACTGCTAGCTCCAGTTCTTCCAAAAGCTTACTTCACCCCTATCATGTGCGCAGCAG GACTTGCTTATTCCCTAGTAGGTGTGGCAGGAGGTTGTACCAGGGCAGCACTTACCGTTCATCAAGCGAGACGAAACAATATGGCAGATGTTTCTTCAAAGGACGGTTCCCAG GAAACGCTTGTGAACCTGGCTGCGTTGGTGGCTAGTCTGATCATAACCCCAATTGTCGCAGACCATTTTGCATTGACTTGGACCCTATTTATACTCTTTACCATGCTTCATATTTATGCAAACTATAAAGCTGTGTCCAGTGTTGTAATggatatttttaacaaaactcgATTTTTCAATGTTGCTGCATCCTTTGTATTAAATCGAAGGCGAGTATTGACGCCGTCACAGGCTAATAAACTTGAACCGGTGTTTCATG tGCCTAATTTTTCGTGGCTTAAACTTGGTTGTCGGATAGAAGATCTGAAAATTACTTCAGTGGAGTTCGACTACCAAGTTTCGTCAAAAAAGCCTTTGAAGTTTTTAATCAAGGCCGACAGGCAAACAG GAAGAGTTTACGTTGCGTTAGCACAAGATGCGACTTCACATGATATTCTTAGAGCTTGCTATCACAGCTATCTGCTTCATATGAATATGACCTCATATCAAGCAA ATGAAGATGAATTTGTGGATGCTGTTAAAAGTGTTGGTTGGGACTTAACTAAGCAACATTTATGTCCTGAAGAATGGAGATGGTCTCTAGAAGAAAATTCACACACAATGTACTACTAG
- the LOC143448734 gene encoding TBCC domain-containing protein 1-like, whose translation MSEVELWLHPDIFYYGIVYAHPKLTLPYLKKVVAYAKNKGKDGGYPSLSWTVWKHMAVNKMLMKEDLAWTYFQMFYTLHDFTANERLEHAELQHQMLESGDAKSYRSCMQVPTLEFVFFLYLQQANKVSLRRSLVGEEWPGASPRSCIESPSHQNKSEATANMLDEHKHIQFVVSHIYQIFELLSDDFKSQEMSNQDSNLSVDVVKALGYVIKGRIMKQTNVLSVYDIATRHRLQGKAGYSRSAGTFTAQTLERWIQANLTDNPFGLTSCITSGTRLKWNSPASSSETARRKARIIANSSSAPTGHKLVFFTQCSNQTIARQSAFLSGSYVKLHRCQRSCFYLLSPLKCATIEKCNRMTIVLGPVSTCIKLVNCQDILLIAPCQSITVANCTGITLHIATPTQPIILSDGMSTDDVEASIVLAPYNTFYSNLEIHLAQVGLPISPQIDQWKNPICISNVHNLSHNHSRLSDVVQPRSPRYSAVGDAPLAAEKGKFYRIMTPAEFYMFSIPFQISETMINGVTTSEIPGGLPEEYSQAVKAKQRATERWKKAVKESQMTKEERNSFQQLVEEKFKQWLTESGNQRQIDDLRK comes from the coding sequence ATGTCAGAAGTGGAGCTATGGCTACATCCGGACATTTTTTATTATGGAATTGTGTATGCTCATCCAAAGCTAACGTTGCCATATCTGAAGAAGGTAGTGGCATATGCGAAAAACAAAGGTAAAGATGGCGGTTATCCTTCTTTGAGTTGGACTGTTTGGAAACATATGGCTGTTAACAAAATGTTGATGAAAGAAGATTTAGCCTGGACCTATTTCCAGATGTTTTACACGCTGCATGATTTTACTGCAAATGAACGCCTTGAACACGCTGAGCTTCAGCATCAAATGCTTGAATCTGGGGATGCCAAGTCATACAGAAGTTGTATGCAGGTACCCACTCttgagtttgttttttttctgtacTTGCAGCAAGCTAATAAAGTGTCACTGAGAAGATCGTTAGTCGGGGAAGAGTGGCCTGGAGCAAGCCCAAGGTCGTGCATTGAATCTCCGAGTCATCAGAATAAATCTGAAGCCACAGCAAACATGCTTGATGAACATAAACACATTCAGTTTGTTGTCTCTCATATCTACCAAATATTTGAATTATTATCTGATGATTTTAAATCACAAGAGATGTCTAACCAGGATTCAAATTTGTCTGTTGATGTGGTAAAGGCTCTAGGATATGTCATTAAAGGGAGGATCATGAAACAAACCAATGTTCTTTCTGTGTATGATATAGCCACTAGGCATAGACTACAAGGAAAAGCAGGATACAGTCGTTCAGCTGGGACTTTTACAGCTCAGACGCTTGAGCGTTGGATTCAAGCTAATTTAACGGATAATCCATTTGGGCTAACATCTTGTATAACATCCGGGACAAGATTAAAGTGGAATTCCCCAGCATCGAGTAGTGAAACTGCTCGTAGAAAGGCTAGAATCATTGCCAATTCATCCTCTGCGCCAACTGGTCACAAGCTTGTGTTTTTTACGCAATGTTCCAATCAAACTATTGCTAGACAGTCTGCATTTCTTTCTGGTAGCTATGTAAAGCTTCATCGATGTCAAAGGTCTTGTTTTTATCTGCTGTCTCCACTTAAATGTGCTACCATTGAAAAGTGTAATCGAATGACAATTGTACTGGGACCAGTATCGACCTGCATAAAGCTTGTAAATTGCCAAGACATTCTTCTGATTGCTCCATGTCAGTCAATAACTGTTGCTAATTGTACTGGTATTACCCTACATATTGCCACTCCAACTCAGCCGATTATTTTAAGCGATGGCATGTCTACTGATGATGTAGAAGCTTCGATAGTGTTAGCACCATACAATACCTTCTATTCCAATTTAGAGATACACCTTGCCCAGGTTGGCCTGCCAATTTCTCCACAAATAGACCAATGGAAAAATCCAATTTGTATCAGTAATGTGCATAATCTTTCTCACAATCATTCAAGACTAAGCGATGTTGTGCAACCACGTTCTCCAAGATATTCTGCTGTCGGAGATGCACCTTTAGCTGCTGAAAAAGGAAAGTTTTATCGCATCATGACCCCAGCAGAATTTTACATGTTTTCTATTCCATTCCAAATAAGTGAAACCATGATCAATGGCGTTACCACGTCTGAAATACCTGGAGGTTTGCCTGAAGAATATTCACAAGCGGtaaaagcaaagcaaagaGCAACTGAACGTTGGAAAAAAGCTGTCAAAGAGTCACAAATGACTAAAGAAGAACGTAATTCCTTCCAACAACTTGTGGAGGAAAAGTTTAAACAGTGGCTGACAGAGTCGGGTAACCAAAGACAGATAGACGATTTACGGAAGTAA